A region of Halosolutus amylolyticus DNA encodes the following proteins:
- a CDS encoding proline dehydrogenase family protein, which yields MLLPVANNFVAAEAQSGALAHVDDLNEDGIAGILNLLGEHYDDPAEAAADADAYVELVEAIDRAGLDCCVSVKPSQIGLDIGDDVFRTNLERIVDAGVEHDVFVWIDMEDYTTTDVTLDAFEHHARETDGNVGVCIQANLKRTRDDVERLADVPGKVRFVKGAYDEPADVSYKKKAQVNEAYRDLLAFAFETFDDGVAVGSHDPDVIEYVEGLAAEHDTSFEFQMLMGVREDAQHDLAAEYDVYQYVPYGDKWLSYFYRRVRERKENALFALRAIVS from the coding sequence ATGCTTCTCCCAGTTGCGAACAATTTCGTCGCCGCCGAAGCGCAGTCGGGGGCGCTGGCACACGTCGACGATCTCAACGAGGACGGTATCGCGGGCATCCTGAACCTGCTCGGCGAGCACTACGACGATCCGGCGGAAGCGGCCGCTGACGCCGACGCCTACGTCGAACTCGTCGAGGCGATCGATCGCGCCGGACTCGATTGTTGCGTCTCGGTGAAACCGTCGCAGATCGGCCTCGATATCGGGGACGACGTCTTCCGGACCAACCTCGAACGGATCGTCGACGCGGGCGTAGAGCACGACGTCTTCGTCTGGATCGACATGGAAGATTACACGACGACCGACGTCACGCTCGATGCGTTCGAACACCACGCACGGGAAACCGACGGGAACGTCGGCGTCTGTATCCAGGCGAACCTGAAGCGGACCCGCGACGACGTCGAGCGACTGGCCGACGTCCCCGGCAAGGTACGGTTCGTCAAGGGCGCGTACGACGAACCGGCCGACGTCTCCTACAAGAAGAAAGCGCAGGTGAACGAGGCGTATCGCGACCTGCTCGCGTTCGCCTTCGAGACGTTCGACGACGGGGTCGCGGTCGGCAGTCACGACCCGGACGTGATCGAGTACGTCGAAGGCCTCGCCGCGGAACACGACACGTCCTTCGAGTTCCAGATGCTCATGGGCGTCCGCGAGGACGCCCAGCACGACCTCGCGGCGGAGTACGACGTCTACCAGTACGTTCCCTACGGGGACAAGTGGCTGTCGTACTTCTATCGGCGCGTCCGCGAACGCAAGGAGAACGCGCTGTTCGCCCTTCGAGCGATCGTCAGCTGA
- a CDS encoding ABC transporter substrate-binding protein, whose protein sequence is MSDDGTSLQNRRDVLTYGSALGVAALAGCVGTTDEEGDGNEDSDTYTIGMVDSLTGSLADFGERNQRAVDLALEHVNDVGVKGQDLDITVEDSESEAQPGVSAAQKLVNQNNVPFLIGAVGSGVSMSIYESVIQGTDVVQLSQNSTGLGLTDQPGLLRMSPSGRTQSVALADIISEDGYDEVAVTYINDEFGESLYEAFEEAYDGDVVYESSHDGEGASYTSLVSEMDSSGAEAWLCITYQQEFATMVTNMYENGYEAQLYGADSNRGDTVIENTPEGSMDGMKLVEPAAPQDQDNYQEFATAFEEEYDEAPTAWSAFAYDCVITAALSIQAADEFTGEALGEVVRDVTRPDGEEVFSYEDGHAILDDGGSASDIDYQGVSGPIDFDENGDPRGSLVVMEVQDHDYESIEFRES, encoded by the coding sequence ATGTCGGACGATGGCACATCACTACAGAATCGGAGAGACGTCCTGACGTACGGCAGTGCCCTGGGGGTGGCGGCACTGGCCGGCTGCGTCGGGACGACGGACGAAGAGGGGGACGGAAACGAGGACTCGGACACCTACACGATCGGGATGGTCGACTCGCTGACCGGTTCTCTGGCGGACTTCGGTGAACGGAACCAGCGTGCCGTCGACCTCGCGCTCGAGCACGTCAACGACGTCGGCGTGAAGGGACAGGATCTCGACATTACCGTCGAGGACTCCGAGAGCGAGGCCCAACCGGGCGTCTCCGCGGCACAGAAACTCGTCAACCAGAACAACGTCCCGTTCCTCATCGGGGCGGTCGGCTCGGGGGTGTCGATGTCCATCTACGAGAGCGTCATCCAGGGAACGGACGTCGTCCAGTTGAGCCAGAACTCGACCGGACTCGGCCTGACCGACCAGCCGGGGCTCCTCCGGATGTCCCCGAGCGGACGGACGCAGTCGGTCGCGCTGGCGGACATCATCAGCGAGGACGGGTACGACGAGGTCGCCGTGACCTACATCAACGACGAGTTCGGTGAGAGCCTGTACGAGGCCTTCGAAGAGGCCTACGACGGCGACGTCGTCTACGAAAGCTCTCACGACGGCGAGGGCGCGTCCTACACCAGCCTGGTCTCGGAGATGGACAGCTCCGGTGCGGAGGCGTGGCTCTGTATCACTTACCAGCAGGAGTTCGCGACGATGGTCACGAACATGTACGAGAACGGGTACGAGGCCCAGCTGTACGGGGCCGACTCCAACCGGGGGGACACCGTGATCGAGAACACGCCCGAGGGCAGCATGGACGGGATGAAACTCGTCGAACCGGCGGCTCCCCAGGATCAGGACAACTACCAGGAGTTCGCGACTGCCTTCGAGGAGGAATACGACGAGGCACCGACGGCCTGGTCCGCGTTCGCCTACGACTGCGTGATTACCGCCGCCCTCTCTATCCAGGCGGCCGACGAGTTTACCGGCGAGGCACTCGGGGAGGTCGTCCGCGACGTCACCCGGCCCGACGGCGAAGAAGTGTTCTCCTACGAGGACGGTCACGCGATTCTCGACGACGGTGGCTCCGCGTCGGACATCGATTACCAGGGCGTCAGCGGCCCGATCGACTTCGACGAGAACGGGGACCCGCGAGGCAGCCTCGTCGTGATGGAGGTCCAGGACCACGA
- a CDS encoding aldehyde dehydrogenase family protein: MSQQQQVYGHHIGGEWVEGDGTETFASENPATGEELARFQQGTESDVDAALAAAEDAFEEWRELSYIDRAEYLWDIYHELRERTEELAEIVTKECGKEISEGRADVIEAYHMVEWAAGNARHPHGDVVPSEIGSKDAYMRRKPRGVIGCITPWNFPVAIPFWHMAIALVEGNTVVWKPAEQTPWCGQIIAEMFEDAGIPDGVFNMVQGFGDAGAAITDDERVDTVLFTGSAEVGHEIASKVGGEPGKLAACEMGGKNGIVITEEADLDIAVHSAVMSSFKTTGQRCVSSERLIVHEDVYDEFKERYVDVAEKVAVGNPLQEDTFMGPAIEADHVEKIHRHNQLARDEGAEVLVDRAELDDAEIPDGHSEGHWVGPFVYEIDYDTDLRCLKEECFGPHVALLKYSGDIEDAVEIHNDTPYGLAGAIISEDYRQINYFRDHADLGLAYANLPCIGAEVQLPFGGVKKSGNGYPSAREAIEAVTERTAWTMNNSKEIEMAQGLSADITTSDD, encoded by the coding sequence ATGAGTCAGCAACAGCAGGTGTACGGACACCACATCGGCGGCGAGTGGGTCGAGGGCGACGGAACCGAGACGTTCGCGAGCGAGAACCCGGCGACGGGGGAGGAACTCGCGCGGTTCCAGCAGGGCACCGAATCGGACGTCGACGCCGCGCTCGCGGCCGCGGAAGACGCCTTCGAGGAGTGGCGCGAACTCTCCTACATCGATCGGGCGGAGTACCTCTGGGACATCTACCACGAACTGCGCGAACGCACCGAGGAACTCGCCGAAATCGTCACGAAGGAGTGTGGCAAGGAGATCAGCGAAGGCCGCGCGGACGTCATCGAGGCCTACCACATGGTCGAGTGGGCGGCAGGCAACGCCCGCCACCCTCACGGCGACGTGGTCCCCAGCGAGATCGGGAGCAAAGACGCCTACATGCGCCGGAAACCGCGCGGCGTCATCGGCTGTATCACGCCGTGGAACTTCCCGGTCGCGATCCCGTTCTGGCACATGGCGATCGCGCTGGTCGAGGGGAACACGGTCGTCTGGAAACCCGCCGAGCAGACCCCGTGGTGCGGCCAGATCATCGCCGAGATGTTCGAGGACGCCGGCATCCCGGACGGCGTGTTCAACATGGTCCAGGGCTTCGGCGACGCCGGCGCGGCCATCACCGACGACGAGCGGGTCGACACGGTCCTCTTTACCGGCTCGGCCGAAGTTGGCCACGAGATCGCGAGCAAGGTCGGCGGCGAACCCGGCAAACTCGCGGCCTGCGAGATGGGCGGCAAGAACGGCATCGTCATCACCGAAGAGGCGGACCTCGACATCGCGGTTCACTCCGCAGTGATGTCGAGCTTCAAGACGACCGGCCAGCGCTGCGTCTCCTCCGAACGGCTGATCGTTCACGAAGACGTCTACGACGAGTTCAAAGAACGATACGTCGACGTCGCCGAGAAGGTCGCCGTCGGCAATCCCCTCCAGGAGGACACGTTCATGGGGCCCGCGATCGAGGCCGACCACGTCGAGAAGATCCATCGCCACAACCAGTTGGCACGGGACGAGGGTGCCGAGGTGCTCGTCGATCGAGCGGAACTCGACGACGCGGAGATCCCTGACGGCCACAGCGAGGGCCACTGGGTCGGCCCGTTCGTCTACGAAATCGACTACGACACGGACCTGCGCTGTCTCAAAGAGGAGTGTTTCGGCCCGCACGTCGCCCTCCTGAAGTACTCGGGTGACATCGAGGACGCCGTCGAGATCCACAACGACACGCCGTACGGACTGGCGGGTGCGATCATCTCGGAGGACTACCGCCAGATCAACTACTTCCGCGACCACGCCGACCTCGGCCTGGCGTACGCGAACCTGCCCTGCATCGGCGCGGAGGTCCAGCTCCCGTTCGGCGGGGTCAAGAAATCGGGCAACGGCTACCCGAGCGCGCGTGAAGCGATCGAGGCCGTCACCGAGCGGACCGCCTGGACGATGAACAACTCGAAGGAGATCGAGATGGCACAGGGCCTCTCGGCCGACATCACGACCTCGGACGACTGA
- a CDS encoding helix-turn-helix domain-containing protein: MNVSRPLQGTRLTLELWHPNCWAIESTDRVGGGILAHAIYNAPTAEEQPVNGLFTAFGDTTAEVEALLDEIRESPLAGEVLELQERFGRRQSSSLPGNVVTEFFLEYDPQDMICPTLLEHGFVHSAPVRIEEGQEYWEVCFAGDRDEIESAIDGVCEDGGAEVSVETITSRLSGDSERKRRMDALTSTQRDVFELARDRGYYQWPRGVSTRELAAELDISKTTLLDHLRKAESKLLDPDDPIE, from the coding sequence GTGAACGTGAGCCGACCACTTCAGGGAACGCGGCTGACACTCGAGCTGTGGCACCCGAACTGCTGGGCGATCGAATCGACCGACCGCGTCGGCGGCGGAATTCTCGCACACGCGATTTACAACGCGCCGACGGCGGAGGAACAGCCGGTCAACGGCCTGTTCACCGCGTTCGGAGATACGACCGCCGAGGTCGAGGCCTTGCTCGACGAGATTCGCGAGTCGCCGCTGGCGGGCGAGGTGCTCGAACTCCAGGAACGGTTCGGACGGCGACAATCGTCCTCGCTTCCGGGGAACGTCGTCACCGAGTTCTTCCTCGAGTACGATCCCCAGGACATGATCTGTCCGACGCTCCTCGAGCACGGGTTCGTCCACAGCGCGCCCGTTCGAATCGAGGAGGGACAGGAGTACTGGGAGGTCTGTTTCGCCGGCGATCGCGACGAGATCGAGAGCGCGATCGACGGCGTCTGCGAGGACGGCGGCGCTGAGGTCTCGGTCGAGACCATCACGAGCAGGCTGTCGGGGGACTCCGAACGCAAACGCCGGATGGACGCGCTCACCAGTACACAGCGAGACGTGTTCGAACTCGCGCGCGATCGGGGCTACTACCAGTGGCCTCGCGGCGTCTCGACTCGCGAACTCGCCGCAGAACTCGACATCTCGAAGACGACCTTGCTCGATCACCTGCGGAAGGCCGAATCGAAACTCCTCGATCCTGACGACCCGATCGAGTGA